The following is a genomic window from Brassica napus cultivar Da-Ae unplaced genomic scaffold, Da-Ae ScsIHWf_1232;HRSCAF=1759, whole genome shotgun sequence.
GTTCAAGAAGAAGCACCTAGCTTACTTGGTCTCGAAGGCAGCTAGGGCCTACCGTGTCTCTGATTTCTACAGGCACTTCAATGAGATAAAGATGGTCGACATTAACTGTGCTGATTATCTAGTCAGGGTTGGTTTCGAACATTGGACTCGGTCCCACTGTCATGGCTTGCGTTACAATATTATGACCAGTAACATAGCCGAGTCACTCAATGCCGCTTTGGCGGAAGCAAGGGGATATCCAATAGTTGTGCTGCTTGATTACATTAGGTCTATGCTGATGAGGTGGTTGTCAGGAAGGCGTGAGGCATCAGCTGGGTGCAGCGGTGTTGTGACGCCAAAGGTAGAAGAGCTGATGTCCAAGAATTTCAGTGTTTCAACTGGGTTGCTTGTCCGTCACATCAATGGGGGTGAGTTTGAGGTTCGTGGCATGGATGGACACCCTTTCAGGGTTGACCTTGATAAGAAGGTTTGTAGCTGCCTAGAGTTTGATATGCTCTTGATCCCCTGTGAGCATGCTGTCGCTGCTGCGATGCACTCAAAGCGCAGGATAGATGCTCTCGTTGGTGAGAAGTTCACGTGCAACACTTGGGCAGCTGCTTACTCCATGAGCATCAATCCCACCAGTGATTATATGACTCCAGCTGCTGAGGCTGACACTCTTGGTGCGCTGAACCTTGCACCGCCAAATACAAGACGCCCACCAGGGAGGCCTAAGAAGACAAGGATCTTCTCGCGTGGTGAATTCAAAGTAAGGGAGTTAacaatttttggaaaattttcattctAGTTTAACAGTTAATTTGTTTATGGGTCCTTATTACTATATCTTGACACACTGGTTTGATTATGCAGAGTGGTCTCCGTTGGCGTCGCCCAAGTACTTGTAGGAAGTGCGGTGGAGCGGATCACAACCGTGCCACCTGTAAAATGCCAATATGAGAAGGTGTAAGGTTATTAGGGGGCCAATGGAATGAAGTCTTTTGATAAAGGTCTGATGTGGGGCGACCGATTTTCTTTGTTTAATATCAATGCCTCCGACATTCTCCTGCGATAGTCCCAGTGAGAATGACGGTAATTCGATCAGAGATAAAAGGAATTCGATCTGGGAAAATGGTAACTTTATGTACTCAGCTTCCAAGCTAAAATTAATTAGCAACTACGTGAATGTTTATGATCTAATTTGGGCGTGAGCATACCTCGGTGTCGGCTAGTGTCTCTTCTTCATCGACTGTAGGCAGTTGAGCAATGCGGGATGTGTGCTCCTGAGATACTATGGGGGTGACGTTAAATCCTTCCACTTCCGTAACCACAACATGTTCCACGCTTTCGTGATCTGTAGCTACGCCCAAAGGGAGGTTGTGACTATTCTCTGTTGCCGTTAACTGTAAGAGGGTAGGAcctattaattataataatgaCTACATATAAAGTGTAGCAGTTGTAATAAACCACCATATACTTACATCATTTGGGATTGAGAACTCTTGAACATCATTGATCACCTTGTTTATTACCTCGTCCGCTCGTAATTGGCTATCGTTGTCCTCACCGTGTAGCAATGGCTCTTTCCTTGTTAGTGGCGACCACGCCCCACCTGATTGATTTCCATGTTCTTTAGGTGATAGCAACGGTCCCGCAGAATTGGCAGTGTCAACATTTTCTCCCCCGCTCTGTCCTCTCCCACTAGTGTCTTCCTCGCGCACTGCGGTAGACATTTGTTTTCCAAGAAAACCAATGATGCTCCGAATCACTGCACCCTCCATCTTCTCACGTTGAGCTATAATAACTTTGCCAAGACTCTGCTCGATTTTTGCAGCTTCCCATGATAAAGCATCCGCgattttcttgttaattatgCCTGCAATAAGGTTTGCAATACGGCTGGAAGCACCAATGTCAACTGCATCCGTAGCGAGAACGTCGGGTAGGCTCTCTGGTTCCTTTTTATCTTTaccctctttttctttttgtttcttttcagcCCTCATACGAGACAGATCGACGCCGGTTAAGCCCCCAACAAACATTGCCTTGTTGAAAACTTTGCCATTTTGAATTAGGCGGACAAGGTTATCGACAGTCTCATCGTCGACCTCGTCATCCCACTCCAACTGATTACGCGAGTGTGTAGTATCCTCAATCATGGATATGACCTCCGTCTGAAATgcatagaaaataaataagcaGCTGATCATTTTAGTGGTATGTGTCAATGGTGACGCTGATACTACCtactactatatatttataagctTAGTAGCCACTTAATATGTTGACTTATAATAAAACATGTGATCGTTAAGTGTTATAGGGTACGGTTACCCCTAGTAGTGCAGTCGCATATAGAATGATGTAGGGGATTAGAGCAGGTTAGCAGACAATAATATTAATACCAATTACTTGTCgctaagttatatttttaaacttagCATCTATCTTTTCTCTTGCCTAGTACTACAGTTATTTAACACATATCAATCTTAACAACCACCATGTATCGACAGATGGTCTAAGTTTTAAAAAGCAAGCTAACCTTTGCCTCCTCATCTAGGTCTCTGGCGTGAGTTGGGTTGACATAGTATCAGACCGTCTTGGGCTGTGGCGCTGGGgcatctgtttcttcttctacttcagCTTCAGTGTCATTACATCCCGACTCAGATTCACTGTCAGACTCAATCACAACAACAGGTTCTGACTGCGGGACAACCTCTTTAATCTGAGGAACGGCAGCCATGAATACAAGTTGAATGGCATCTACGAATCCAGGCAATGCAATGCTGGATTGGGAGAGTAAGATTTCGTCTTTCTTCTTGATTCCAGTTACCAGCATCTCAAATGTTACTCTCCCCCAGGGATAAGCAAGAAACTCACTGAAGTCACGAATCAATTCAACGTGCTCCGGGATAATACGGGGGAGGTGAGATGTCGGAAGTAAAAAGCATGACGTGAATGCAAGACATGCATACTTCAGCCGCATCTCGCGGTCTTtaaccttcttctttttcagcaTTTCTATCGCTGCATCAACTGGACAGAACTTGAGAGACCCAAAGAGTTCACCCCAATATAGCTTCTCTGTAATAGGattcttcttccttttgatgTTCTTTTTGATAATCTTGTTGCAATTAAGCCCAGTTACATGAGCAAACTCTTGAAGAGACATCCTAATAGGTTTACCAGCGAACAAGAACcagatctcttttttttcttcacccTGAGTATACGCACAATGACGAACTGACCAAAGGTACCTGAAAACGAAGGGTTTTCTGCTTGCGAAATGATCTTCCCAAAGGTTGTATTCCGCATAAACTCGACTTCATCAGGTTTCAAGACTTCAATTATGGAATCAATTCTCTTGGGTTTGTGGTAGGTGTTCACTCTCTCTCCAGCAGGTTTTTCACCAGCGGCAAACATGCGTTCTGGAATCTGTATCTCTTCCATTTCGTCTGTTGGGAACTTCTGAGATTTTTGGAGACTTTTGGAGAGAAAAATAGTTTTGTAACTACTTCAAGAATGAGAACTGATAACGGTGACTAGAAGGTGGAGACTTTACAATCGTCCTATTAAACTGACAAAAGAAGTAATTCAAGGCTCTTCAATTGCCCCCGGTGTCATTTGGGAAGATCTTGGTAGTACAAGTGATGTCGTGTGATAGGTCTCGCCCTATACTAGTGTCTGACATCAATTTTGCCAGCTGCGTGTGCTATGGTATTAGGCGTTGTAGGGGTCTTTCggtatataaaaaaaaggtaCAGTAACGTAAAAGGTGAAATGGTAGTTCTCTAATTTCAGCGATTTCCGTGTGTATAGCACCTAATTTCTCTATTTAAtattctatataaataaaattcagTACTGATCTGTAacattgtataaaaatataaaattaccaTTTAAAATTGCCACCAAACActgtacactacaagaaaacatcaaggattctgagggaaaaaatcgtcggaatttcgtcggaatatcgtta
Proteins encoded in this region:
- the LOC125596582 gene encoding uncharacterized protein LOC125596582; the protein is MIEDTTHSRNQLEWDDEVDDETVDNLVRLIQNGKVFNKAMFVGGLTGVDLSRMRAEKKQKEKEGKDKKEPESLPDVLATDAVDIGASSRIANLIAGIINKKIADALSWEAAKIEQSLGKVIIAQREKMEGAVIRSIIGFLGKQMSTAVREEDTSGRGQSGGENVDTANSAGPLLSPKEHGNQSGGAWSPLTRKEPLLHGEDNDSQLRADEVINKVINDVQEFSIPNDLTATENSHNLPLGVATDHESVEHVVVTEVEGFNVTPIVSQEHTSRIAQLPTVDEEETLADTEVCSRPN